One genomic region from Pyxicephalus adspersus chromosome 1, UCB_Pads_2.0, whole genome shotgun sequence encodes:
- the FABP3 gene encoding fatty acid-binding protein, heart, which translates to MVERFVGTWKLVDSKNFDDYMKGLGVGFATRQIANVTKPTTIISLEGDIIVLQTQSTFKNTEVKFKLNEEFDETTADDRKVKSLVTLEDGKLKHVQKWDGKETILVREVNDDKLVLTLTLGDIVSSRHYEKA; encoded by the exons ATGGTTGAAAGATTTGTGGGGACCTGGAAGCTGGTAGACAGCAAGAATTTTGATGACTATATGAAAGGTCTTG GTGTGGGTTTTGCCACCCGCCAGATCGCAAATGTCACCAAACCAACAACTATAATCAGTTTAGAAGGGGATATTATTGTGCTACAGACCCAGAGCACTTTCAAGAACACTGAAGTCAAGTTTAAACTCAATGAGGAGTTTGATGAAACTACAGCAGATGACAGAAAAGTGAAG tcCTTGGTAACACTAGAAGATGGTAAATTGAAACATGTGCAGAAATGGGATGGGAAAGAGACCATACTGGTACGAGAAGTAAATGATGACAAACTTGTCCTG ACCCTAACCCTTGGAGATATCGTCAGCAGCCGTCACTATGAAAAAGCCTGA
- the LOC140337199 gene encoding cAMP-dependent protein kinase inhibitor beta-like: protein MCLVKMTEVEPVLDFASSARTGRRNALPDILGSPAGVTPSDLPLKLAEMSLNTDRGPDLQSPSSELPQQPSHSPELKDTS, encoded by the exons GTAAAAATGACAGAAGTAGAACCAGTCCTTGATTTTGCATCTTCTGCAAGGACGGGACGTAGGAATGCTCTTCCTGACATATTAGGTTCACCGGCAGGAGTAACACCCTCTGATCTCCCTCTTAAATTAGCTGAAATGTCCTTAAATACAG ATCGAGGTCCTGACTTACAGTCTCCTTCTAGTGAATTACCCCAGCAGCCTTCTCATAGCCCTGAACTGAAAGACACATCTTAA